In a single window of the Rhodamnia argentea isolate NSW1041297 chromosome 2, ASM2092103v1, whole genome shotgun sequence genome:
- the LOC115746370 gene encoding probable strigolactone esterase DAD2 translates to MGDILMEALNVRVVGSGERFLVLAHGFGTDQSAWQRILPFFTPHYRVILYDLVCAGSVNPDYFDFRRYTSLDAYVDDLLNILDALSVDRCAFVGHSFSAMVGILASIRRPELFTKLILIGASPRFLNDGDYHGGFEQGEIETVFSAMEANYEAWVNGFAPLAVGADVPAAVREFSRTLFNMRPDISLFACRTVFNSDLRGVLGLVRVPCCIVQTAKDVSVPASVATYLKNHLGGRNTVEMLNIEGHLPHLSAPALLAQALRRALR, encoded by the exons ATGGGCGACATACTCATGGAGGCGCTCAACGTGCGGGTGGTCGGATCCGGCGAGCGGTTCCTGGTGCTGGCGCACGGCTTCGGCACCGATCAGTCGGCGTGGCAGCGCATCCTCCCCTTCTTCACCCCGCACTACCGCGTCATCCTCTACGACCTCGTCTGCGCCGGCAGCGTCAACCCCGACTACTTCGACTTCCGCCGCTACACCTCCCTCGACGCCTACGTCGACGACCTCCTCAACATCCTCGACGCCCTCTCCGTCGACCGCTGCGCCTTCGTCGGCCACTCCTTCTCCGCCATGGTCGGCATCCTCGCGTCCATCCGCCGCCCCGAACTCTTCACCAAACTCATCCTCATCGGGGCATCCCCGAG GTTCTTGAATGACGGGGACTACCACGGAGGGTTCGAGCAAGGGGAGATCGAGACGGTGTTCTCGGCGATGGAGGCGAACTACGAGGCGTGGGTGAACGGCTTCGCACCTCTGGCGGTCGGGGCGGACGTCCCAGCGGCGGTGCGGGAGTTCAGCCGCACGCTCTTCAACATGAGGCCCGACATCTCGCTGTTCGCGTGTCGCACCGTGTTCAACAGCGACCTGCGGGGGGTGCTGGGCCTCGTCCGCGTCCCCTGCTGCATCGTCCAGACGGCGAAGGACGTCTCGGTGCCCGCGTCGGTGGCGACGTACCTCAAGAACCACCTCGGAGGGAGGAACACGGTGGAGATGCTCAACATCGAGGGGCACTTGCCGCACCTCTCCGCTCCGGCGCTGCTGGCGCAGGCCCTCCGGCGAGCCCTCCGGTGA